A stretch of the Flavobacterium sp. 5 genome encodes the following:
- a CDS encoding RICIN domain-containing protein produces MNNLKKEMVNSATSKSTEKTVALLVSNSKTFNGKINFKESKASSEFLIGEIKNIAESSFYIKVMDKSLEGHIILKKSKEAYKYYSDAQGNAYVEKIDINKLICIDYKNVPLIANKTTSKAAVAAIAPALLNLQSLPGAAGCVMLDFDGYNMPAGNLWNNGNPINAAASGMSDAAVQQHWEVVSEDYRPFNVNVTTSEAVFNSYPRNRRMRVVVTPTNTAAPGAGGVAYIGSFNWDNDVPCWVFITSGKSGGDASAHEVGHTFDLGHDGRTNPAEDYFVGLDGTSWAPIMGAGYYRPVVQWSKGEYNYANNKQDDVETIASAKFGVGYRGDDYGNTTASATTLDYNGSGSINQKNGIISSEADYDFFTFTTGGGNVSINANTVASDGNLHLLIRLYNSAGAEMGTYWNSDPFALNASMNVNLPAGKYFIGVDGNGAGSAASGGYSAYGSIGSYSITGTIPPGGNIASSTDVITAYKDCNYAGFSAGLTIGDYNLARLNSLGILNDDISSLRITQGFQAILYQDDNFTGASTVINSDNSCLNATWNDKVSSIRILANGVTTLGNQTFFLQNRNSGLNMDVWNASLSNGANIAQGTVNTGNNQKFTFTHLGDGLYKIIANHSGLSLDVNGFNKANGTNVEQYPYNGTTNQQFILVATGDGFYKIVARHSGRIVEVAGASTANGGNIQQWDNNNQTCGQWKLISTTVAQTSTLIQAEDYSAMNGIQVESTTDTGGGSNVGYTETGDWLAYNNINFPASGSYTIEYRVASAVAGGKLSSDLNAGTIQLGNVDIPNTGGWQNWQTVSQTVNVNAGTYNFGIYIQNTGMNINWIKITKVGAGSTVITALAKTTNKEAVTTELSIYPSPAESTLYVTTEVSDERVSIVDSQSGAVVSEQKINNSSIDVSRLRTGIYLVVFERDGKKIVKRFIKK; encoded by the coding sequence ATGAACAATTTAAAGAAAGAAATGGTCAATTCTGCGACTTCAAAAAGTACAGAAAAAACAGTAGCCCTTTTGGTTTCTAATTCAAAAACCTTTAATGGAAAAATAAATTTTAAAGAATCAAAAGCATCAAGCGAGTTTTTGATTGGAGAAATTAAAAATATTGCAGAATCTTCTTTTTATATCAAGGTAATGGATAAATCTTTGGAAGGTCATATCATTTTAAAAAAATCCAAAGAAGCGTATAAATATTATTCTGATGCGCAAGGAAATGCCTATGTAGAAAAAATAGACATCAATAAATTGATTTGTATTGACTACAAAAACGTTCCTCTAATCGCAAACAAAACAACTTCTAAAGCTGCTGTTGCTGCAATTGCACCAGCTTTATTGAACTTACAAAGTTTACCGGGTGCTGCAGGATGTGTAATGTTGGATTTCGATGGTTATAATATGCCGGCAGGAAATCTTTGGAATAACGGTAACCCAATTAATGCAGCGGCTTCTGGTATGAGTGATGCTGCGGTACAACAACATTGGGAAGTAGTTTCTGAAGATTACAGACCTTTTAATGTAAATGTTACAACAAGCGAAGCTGTTTTTAATTCTTATCCAAGAAACAGAAGAATGCGTGTTGTAGTTACACCAACCAATACTGCTGCTCCTGGTGCAGGTGGTGTAGCTTATATTGGTTCTTTCAATTGGGATAATGATGTTCCGTGTTGGGTATTTATTACTTCAGGTAAATCCGGAGGAGATGCTTCGGCACACGAGGTTGGGCATACTTTTGATCTTGGACACGACGGTCGTACCAATCCTGCAGAAGATTATTTTGTTGGTCTGGATGGAACTTCTTGGGCTCCAATTATGGGTGCAGGATATTACAGACCTGTTGTACAATGGAGTAAGGGAGAATACAATTATGCAAACAACAAACAAGATGATGTTGAAACTATTGCGAGTGCAAAATTTGGTGTAGGCTACAGAGGCGATGATTATGGAAATACTACTGCTTCTGCCACTACTTTAGATTATAATGGAAGCGGATCCATCAATCAGAAAAATGGGATTATTTCAAGCGAAGCTGATTATGACTTTTTTACATTTACAACTGGTGGAGGAAATGTTTCTATTAATGCCAATACGGTTGCCAGTGATGGAAATCTTCATCTATTAATACGATTATATAATTCTGCAGGAGCAGAAATGGGAACGTATTGGAATTCTGATCCATTTGCTTTAAACGCTTCTATGAATGTGAATTTGCCGGCAGGTAAATATTTTATTGGTGTTGATGGAAACGGAGCGGGAAGTGCTGCTTCCGGGGGATATTCTGCTTATGGTTCTATCGGAAGCTATTCTATTACAGGGACAATTCCGCCTGGAGGAAATATTGCTTCTTCAACAGATGTAATTACTGCTTATAAAGATTGTAATTATGCTGGTTTTTCCGCAGGATTGACAATTGGAGATTATAATCTGGCACGACTGAATTCTTTAGGAATTTTAAATGATGATATTTCTTCACTTCGAATTACTCAAGGATTTCAGGCTATTTTGTATCAGGATGATAATTTCACTGGAGCTTCAACAGTAATTAATTCAGATAATTCATGTTTGAATGCTACCTGGAATGACAAAGTAAGTTCGATTCGTATACTTGCAAACGGAGTTACTACTTTAGGAAATCAGACCTTCTTTTTACAAAACAGGAACAGCGGTTTAAACATGGATGTTTGGAACGCAAGTTTGTCAAATGGAGCCAATATTGCACAGGGAACTGTTAATACAGGAAATAATCAGAAGTTTACTTTTACTCATTTAGGTGATGGATTGTATAAAATTATTGCTAATCACAGCGGACTATCGTTGGATGTAAATGGTTTTAATAAAGCAAACGGTACCAACGTAGAGCAATATCCGTATAACGGAACTACAAACCAACAGTTTATTCTGGTAGCTACAGGCGACGGATTTTATAAAATTGTTGCCCGTCACAGCGGAAGAATCGTTGAGGTTGCAGGAGCAAGTACAGCAAATGGCGGAAATATTCAACAATGGGACAATAACAATCAGACTTGCGGTCAATGGAAGTTAATTTCGACAACTGTAGCACAGACTTCAACGTTGATTCAGGCAGAAGATTATTCAGCTATGAACGGAATTCAGGTTGAATCTACAACTGATACAGGAGGAGGTTCAAATGTAGGTTATACAGAAACAGGTGATTGGCTGGCATATAACAATATTAATTTCCCAGCTTCTGGTTCTTATACGATTGAATACAGAGTAGCAAGTGCTGTAGCGGGTGGTAAATTATCATCTGATTTGAATGCAGGAACAATTCAATTAGGGAATGTAGATATTCCGAATACTGGAGGGTGGCAAAATTGGCAAACGGTATCACAAACAGTAAATGTAAACGCTGGCACCTATAATTTTGGAATTTATATTCAAAATACTGGAATGAACATCAACTGGATTAAAATCACAAAAGTTGGTGCTGGTTCAACTGTAATAACGGCTCTGGCAAAAACAACTAATAAAGAAGCAGTTACCACAGAATTAAGCATATATCCGAGTCCGGCAGAAAGCACCCTTTATGTTACAACTGAGGTAAGTGATGAAAGAGTTAGTATTGTAGATTCTCAATCAGGAGCAGTAGTTTCTGAACAGAAAATCAATAATAGCAGTATTGATGTCTCACGCCTTAGAACCGGAATTTATCTTGTGGTTTTTGAAAGAGACGGAAAGAAAATAGTCAAACGTTTTATTAAAAAATAA
- a CDS encoding glycosyl hydrolase family 18 protein, with protein MKYNYRRIQLKWTIILVLGVFNLSIAQKKVIAYIPNWIDLNAFSSGIQYSKLTHINIAFENPDANGYLTFNSGSNTIINAAHAQNVKVFVSLGGGSVSEGGAIRDNYFNLITPGNRTAFVQKIYDYVVAHNFDGVDVDLEGPAINGDYGGFVIALANKLHANGKLISAALSEGYGGANVPSSTFATYDWINIMAYDATGPWAPGNPGQHSPYSMAVNQFNYWTGRGLPASKAIIGLPFYGYGFGASANQGISYANIVNQYPGAENLDQVGNTIYYNGIPTIKAKTTFAIQNAGGVMIWELSQDAVGSKSLLTAVNQVITGSQPPATGTLIQAENYSTMNGVQTEATTDTGGGLNVGYADTGDWMAYYNINFPTSGSYVIEYRVASAVNGAKLSSDLSAGTIQLGAVNIPNTGGWQNWQTVSQTVNVNAGTYNFGIYIQSSGVNLNWFRITKSGSALTAKSGSALTAKSASTAKTVEIPSLSISPNPTESTLSFNAEISGASVTVINSADGSTISTQTVNNNTIDVSSLKSGIYLILVEKDGVKTVRRFIKK; from the coding sequence ATGAAATACAACTACAGAAGAATACAACTGAAATGGACCATCATTTTAGTTCTTGGAGTTTTTAATCTTTCGATTGCCCAGAAAAAAGTAATTGCTTATATCCCCAATTGGATAGATCTTAATGCGTTTTCGAGCGGCATTCAATATAGCAAATTAACACACATTAATATCGCGTTTGAAAACCCAGATGCAAACGGATATTTGACTTTTAATTCCGGAAGTAATACTATTATTAATGCGGCACATGCGCAAAATGTAAAAGTTTTTGTTTCTCTGGGAGGAGGTTCTGTATCTGAAGGCGGCGCAATTCGCGACAATTATTTCAATCTGATTACGCCTGGAAACAGAACGGCCTTTGTTCAAAAAATCTACGATTATGTTGTAGCACACAACTTCGATGGAGTAGATGTCGATTTGGAGGGGCCAGCCATTAATGGAGATTACGGTGGATTTGTAATTGCTTTGGCTAACAAATTACATGCTAATGGCAAACTAATCTCTGCAGCACTTTCAGAAGGATATGGTGGAGCCAATGTACCTTCATCTACTTTTGCCACTTATGACTGGATCAATATCATGGCTTATGATGCAACTGGTCCTTGGGCACCGGGAAATCCGGGACAACATTCTCCTTACAGTATGGCGGTTAACCAGTTTAATTACTGGACAGGAAGGGGATTACCTGCAAGCAAAGCAATAATTGGTCTTCCTTTTTACGGATATGGTTTTGGTGCTTCTGCTAATCAGGGAATTTCTTATGCCAATATCGTAAATCAATATCCCGGTGCTGAAAATCTCGATCAGGTTGGAAATACAATTTATTATAACGGAATTCCAACTATTAAGGCTAAAACTACTTTTGCTATTCAAAATGCAGGAGGTGTTATGATTTGGGAACTTTCTCAGGATGCTGTTGGTTCTAAATCATTATTAACAGCCGTGAATCAAGTTATCACTGGAAGTCAGCCGCCGGCAACAGGAACTTTAATACAAGCTGAAAATTACTCTACAATGAACGGTGTTCAGACTGAAGCTACAACTGATACGGGCGGAGGTTTAAATGTAGGGTATGCTGATACAGGCGATTGGATGGCCTACTACAATATTAATTTCCCAACTTCAGGTTCTTATGTAATTGAATACAGAGTAGCAAGTGCGGTTAACGGAGCAAAATTATCATCTGATTTAAGTGCCGGAACCATTCAGCTTGGTGCTGTTAATATTCCTAATACTGGAGGATGGCAAAATTGGCAGACAGTATCTCAAACCGTAAATGTTAACGCTGGAACCTATAATTTTGGAATCTACATACAAAGTTCCGGAGTTAATTTAAACTGGTTCCGTATCACAAAATCAGGCTCGGCTTTAACTGCAAAATCAGGCTCGGCTTTAACTGCAAAATCAGCTTCTACAGCAAAAACAGTTGAAATTCCAAGTTTATCGATATCACCAAACCCGACTGAAAGTACACTTTCCTTTAATGCTGAAATTTCGGGTGCAAGCGTGACTGTTATAAATTCTGCAGACGGCTCTACTATTTCTACACAAACAGTAAATAACAATACTATTGATGTTTCAAGCTTAAAAAGCGGAATCTATCTAATTTTAGTAGAAAAAGACGGAGTTAAAACAGTAAGACGTTTTATTAAAAAATAA